The genomic region ttgttatacaatcatcttcaagagtccaggctactggattgtagtttcgtagcttcaggtatttacttctagctattccaatacattaaaatctaaaatgtgttatctatatagtgcataagaatgtccaccagagtgacctctcagttccatttgaaatctctcagccactgaaactttatttcattttatttcacatcccccttttggtcaagaagatgttctcaatcccacgatgccaggtccagattcatccccaggagtcatatcctgcattgccagggagatttccaaccctgggagtcagatctcacataggggggagggcagtgagttcacccgccgaggtggcttagctagagagagagagggccacatctgagcaacaaagaggcactcagggggagactcttaagcacaattataagcaggtttagcctctcctttgtagcaatgagcttcataagggctcagcacatcaaaccgccagtcctcaatgattatgagaacatcagcaacaatccaggtgaggaagtccaacactccgacttttcccccagctcctcagtgggggcccctgaatatatatttttattctctgcccacattactctgggatatgttgctatttcactctaacctatacaaacctaccttattttaaaaatatatccttgATAAATGTTACTATAGATTTTCACTTAGCCAACTAATATACTTATTTAGCACCCTGTTGCTAATTTTAAATGTAAGGGCTGAAAATACTCCATGGAATCCATCCTCAACGTGGTTATGGGTTACCTGAACTCCAGCATTCTGAAGTCGGGTGACATACATGAGCCCATCATCTCTTACAACGTCATACTGACAGGTGATGATATAGGTCAGGGGTAAACCACGCAAGTTGTTGTCATCATCCAGCAGGGGTGCAGCTCTCACATCTAGGAATCCTGGATATTTTTTAGCCATCTCAGAACTACCATAAATTGGATTCTTATAAACATGTCCTTTCTTATATCTCTCAGGGAGCAAGGAGCTCCAATTAACAAACTTGAATAGATGACTTGATTCCACAGGTACATGTTGGTTGGAATGCATGGATTTTTCAAGGGATCTGTCTGTAGTAAAATATTCACTCCAGAACCTGACTGTGAGTGATTTAGACAGCACTGGATAATGTGAATTTTCTTGATATGATGGTGAATCTAAAACAAGAGGCTGAAGGGCAGGATAAATTAAAGACTGAATCTTGAGTTTGGTCTTGACATCTGGGTCATGTAAGAGCTGAAAAATAATTAACAACTTTCACAAAtcactttcattttaaaacaataacataACTGTAACAAGATAATCtatatataaattcataatttcaaaataatctagtagcagaaataaacaaattttcaaatattcaaaatgGGCTTCTAGAACTAGATGCTCCTTAATTAGAGGATGCTTTAAATTTAAGGAAAATGGTCTTTCCTATTCTTCTCTTGGATACTTCCAAGGAATCTAGTCAATAATCAGAAAATCGTGGTCTTACCCTCTCTACCAAGGATGATAACTAGAAGTCCATAAATTtgacctttctcttttctcctctctttggttcatataaaattttgttgaaatatcCTAGTATACCAATAGGATTTGCCATGGAAAGAAAGAATCACTTAATAGGAATTTCTGACTTGACTCTGATGCTAAAGTGACATATTACTTTCAGTGATATGGACAGGTTCTCTGTGTAAAACTTTCTTTTAGCATCACCCTTATGTGTATCAGACCTAATGTGCTAATATTTATAAAGATTGGTGGTCTGCAAAGAGGGTTGCAAAAATACCTGAGTGGGCAAAAATAATGATCCATAAGTTGGAAAGAAAcatcagaaaatgttttaatttttgaaaacatatacagtactttaaaatgcaatttcatATGTTTCAAAGTACATAATATACCATAAAAGATGTATTTAACTTTCACATAAAAATAGGTATATTATTGAATGTACCcgcaaatattttacatatagtCGTGTTTCTCCACATATTCAACTTTAGCAGTCAAAATAGACCATTTTGGACATTTTGGAGGTTACTTTTAAAGATCATAAAAAGTTACCAGGTATTTTTAGGTAAAATTAACTCATCTGACCCTCACAACAACTTTGTAAAGTTGAAAGGGTTCATTTGCCTCTTACATGAGAAAATTGATGCTTACATGATTAGGTGTCCTGGCCAATATCACATCTAGAAATTACTTCATTTCAAGAGAATCTAAGTCTCCCAATGT from Choloepus didactylus isolate mChoDid1 chromosome 1, mChoDid1.pri, whole genome shotgun sequence harbors:
- the LOC119539162 gene encoding arylacetamide deacetylase-like isoform X3 produces the protein MVTFVEKLGLNHFMDSLMFFMSFDEVPPTSDENVTVTDTTFNNIPVRVYVPKRESEALRRGIFYIHGGGWCLGSAALSNYDLLSRWTADRLDAVVISTNYRLAPKYHFPAQFEDVYNALRWFLRQKVLSKYRVNPERICVSGDSAGGNLAAAVTQQLLHDPDVKTKLKIQSLIYPALQPLVLDSPSYQENSHYPVLSKSLTVRFWSEYFTTDRSLEKSMHSNQHVPVESSHLFKFVNWSSLLPERYKKGHVYKNPIYGSSEMAKKYPGFLDVRAAPLLDDDNNLRGLPLTYIITCQYDVVRDDGLMYVTRLQNAGVQVTHNHVEDGFHGVFSALTFKISNRVLNKYISWLSENL
- the LOC119539162 gene encoding arylacetamide deacetylase-like isoform X2, translated to MGRKSLYLLIAGVLVAYYIYTPLPDNFEEPWKLIWLNTYVKTFSHLVTFVEKLGLNHFMDSLMFFMSFDEVPPTSDENVTVTDTTFNNIPVRVYVPKRESEALRRALSNYDLLSRWTADRLDAVVISTNYRLAPKYHFPAQFEDVYNALRWFLRQKVLSKYRVNPERICVSGDSAGGNLAAAVTQQLLHDPDVKTKLKIQSLIYPALQPLVLDSPSYQENSHYPVLSKSLTVRFWSEYFTTDRSLEKSMHSNQHVPVESSHLFKFVNWSSLLPERYKKGHVYKNPIYGSSEMAKKYPGFLDVRAAPLLDDDNNLRGLPLTYIITCQYDVVRDDGLMYVTRLQNAGVQVTHNHVEDGFHGVFSALTFKISNRVLNKYISWLSENL